One window of Candidatus Oleimmundimicrobium sp. genomic DNA carries:
- a CDS encoding 1,4-dihydroxy-6-naphthoate synthase has product MKPITIGFSTCPNDTFIFYPLMKKKVNDCELSFVETLADVETLNKAAFNCKFDVTKLSYQAFGHLVDDYVLLRSGSALGRGCGPLLVSHHSLAPEELIDKKIAIPGKYTTAAMLFKLYSNQCKNLVEMSFEKIMPAIKEGIVDAGVIIHEGRFTYKKEGLVKVVDLGNWWEKKTGLPIPLGGIFAKRSLGKETIGRIDSCIKKSVEYAFLHREESMEYIKEYARELEDDVIKQHIELYVNRFSVDLGEEGVRAIKYLLKMGYEKNIFKTYREDFIV; this is encoded by the coding sequence ATGAAACCCATCACAATTGGTTTTTCTACTTGTCCAAACGATACATTCATCTTTTACCCGCTAATGAAGAAAAAGGTAAATGATTGCGAGTTAAGTTTTGTTGAAACTCTTGCTGATGTTGAAACATTAAATAAAGCCGCTTTTAATTGCAAATTCGACGTTACCAAGCTTTCTTACCAGGCATTTGGTCACCTTGTAGATGATTATGTGTTGCTTAGAAGCGGAAGCGCTCTTGGTCGGGGCTGTGGGCCGCTGCTTGTTTCCCATCATTCTCTTGCGCCAGAAGAACTCATTGATAAAAAAATAGCTATACCTGGTAAGTACACAACCGCTGCTATGCTTTTTAAACTATATAGTAACCAGTGTAAAAATTTAGTAGAGATGAGTTTTGAGAAGATAATGCCCGCTATAAAAGAAGGAATTGTTGATGCCGGAGTCATAATCCACGAAGGTCGATTTACCTACAAAAAAGAGGGTTTAGTTAAGGTGGTTGACCTTGGTAACTGGTGGGAGAAAAAAACGGGGTTGCCCATCCCGCTTGGAGGAATTTTTGCCAAAAGGAGCTTGGGAAAAGAAACTATCGGAAGAATTGATTCCTGTATTAAAAAAAGCGTTGAATATGCATTTCTACATCGAGAAGAATCAATGGAGTATATAAAAGAGTATGCGCGGGAGCTTGAAGATGATGTTATCAAGCAACACATAGAGCTTTATGTAAACCGGTTTAGTGTAGACCTTGGGGAAGAAGGAGTCAGAGCTATCAAATATCTGCTAAAAATGGGCTATGAAAAAAATATATTTAAAACTTACCGCGAGGATTTTATTGTTTAA
- a CDS encoding UbiA-like polyprenyltransferase codes for MNKIAIIFKMIKFEHSIFALPFAYMGAILAAEGLPTFWQVFWITVAMVGARSLAMSLNRLIDKEIDKKNPRTKNRALPKKLLSEKDVLIFSLISLVVFLLAVYSLAPLCRWLWPFIVLPFVVYPYTKRFTWYCHLFLGMCLGLAPIGAWIAIKNSVSLVSILLGVAVCLWVAGFDIIYACQDIQIDKEQNLYSIPAKFGIEKALRTAGIFHLFSVGIFLLVGILANLGLIYFFGLGVVSFLLLYENRLVSPDDLSKLNAAFFTMNGVISTVMFVFTFLDFMVKGVAI; via the coding sequence TTGAATAAGATTGCTATCATATTTAAGATGATAAAATTTGAACACTCAATTTTTGCTCTTCCGTTTGCTTATATGGGAGCGATTTTGGCAGCCGAAGGACTTCCCACTTTTTGGCAGGTTTTTTGGATAACGGTGGCTATGGTGGGGGCAAGAAGTCTTGCTATGAGTTTAAACCGGTTAATTGACAAAGAGATAGACAAAAAGAATCCGCGTACCAAAAACAGGGCTTTACCAAAGAAGTTGCTGTCAGAAAAAGATGTTTTAATCTTTAGTTTAATTTCACTGGTCGTTTTTCTTCTCGCTGTTTATAGTTTAGCTCCACTTTGTCGTTGGCTTTGGCCTTTTATTGTATTGCCTTTTGTAGTTTATCCTTATACTAAGAGATTCACTTGGTATTGTCATCTTTTTCTGGGCATGTGTTTAGGGCTTGCACCAATTGGAGCGTGGATTGCAATAAAAAATTCTGTTTCTTTAGTCTCTATTTTACTAGGGGTTGCCGTTTGTTTGTGGGTGGCGGGTTTTGATATTATTTATGCTTGTCAGGATATTCAAATTGATAAGGAACAAAATCTTTATTCAATTCCAGCGAAATTTGGGATAGAAAAAGCTCTCCGAACTGCGGGAATTTTTCATCTATTTTCTGTTGGGATATTTCTTTTAGTTGGGATTCTGGCAAACCTTGGTTTAATTTACTTTTTTGGTTTGGGGGTTGTCTCTTTTCTTCTTTTATATGAGAACAGACTGGTATCGCCAGACGACCTTTCCAAACTTAACGCTGCTTTTTTTACAATGAATGGAGTGATAAGTACCGTTATGTTTGTCTTTACTTTTCTGGATTTTATGGTTAAAGGGGTGGCGATTTGA
- a CDS encoding menaquinone biosynthesis protein, with the protein MRPKVGHIQFLNCFPLYYGLVTSNCLLGMELIKGTPTELNRMLINGKLDVSPISAMEYARHNDELYLLPNLTVSSDDEVKSILLISKVPPNELNGKKIALTNTSATSQVLVQIILKEKYKINPKYFTCPSDLPQMLHEADAALLIGDDALRALYNPQDFFVFDLGQEWKNLTGQKMVYAVWCARKEFAKENPHLLKEVYGTLRKSMEYSLRNVDEISLAASKWEIFTADFLKDYFLSLNFTFDENYQAGLKYFLNKAKEHGFLKKVPELKFAEV; encoded by the coding sequence TTGAGGCCAAAAGTAGGACATATTCAATTCTTAAACTGTTTTCCGCTTTACTATGGATTGGTTACCAGCAACTGTCTGTTGGGAATGGAGCTCATAAAAGGAACTCCTACTGAACTTAATCGCATGTTAATAAATGGTAAATTGGATGTGAGCCCAATATCGGCTATGGAATATGCACGCCACAACGATGAACTTTACTTATTACCCAATCTCACCGTAAGCTCAGATGACGAAGTTAAAAGCATCCTTTTAATAAGTAAAGTCCCGCCAAATGAATTAAACGGAAAGAAGATAGCTTTAACCAATACCTCGGCTACATCACAGGTACTGGTGCAAATAATCCTTAAGGAAAAATACAAGATTAATCCAAAATATTTTACATGCCCATCTGATCTCCCTCAAATGTTACATGAGGCAGATGCTGCGCTCTTAATTGGCGATGATGCTTTACGAGCTTTATATAATCCTCAAGATTTTTTCGTTTTCGACCTTGGCCAAGAGTGGAAAAACCTAACTGGCCAAAAAATGGTCTATGCAGTTTGGTGCGCAAGAAAAGAGTTCGCTAAAGAGAATCCCCATCTTTTAAAAGAAGTCTATGGCACCCTTCGAAAATCCATGGAGTATAGTTTAAGAAACGTCGACGAAATATCCTTGGCCGCCTCGAAATGGGAGATATTTACCGCTGACTTTTTGAAGGATTATTTCCTTTCACTAAACTTTACTTTCGATGAGAATTATCAAGCAGGGCTTAAATATTTCCTTAACAAAGCAAAAGAGCACGGATTTTTAAAGAAGGTGCCGGAACTCAAATTCGCGGAGGTATAA
- the mqnC gene encoding cyclic dehypoxanthinyl futalosine synthase, giving the protein MKTTENILKKSLSGKRITEDEALTLLKEGELTQLGETANELRKKFHPEDIVTFVIDRNINYTNICESKCKFCAFYREKTDPDAYVLDKDEIFSKIDETLELGGTQIMLQGGLNPDLKIDYYTDLLSAIKSNYKIHIHSFSPPEIAHISKNSGLSLRETLSELKKAGLDSLPGGGAEILVDHIRHQISPNKIGAELWLNVMEEAHSIGLRATATMMMGSLETIEDRILHLSRLRALQDKTGVFRAFIPWTFQPGHTELGGKKTSGVEYLKMLAVSRIFMDNFEHVQGSWVTQGKDIGQIALHFGANDLGSIMIEENVVASTGVCYKMSKDQIINMIKKAGFVPAQRNTRYEILETFN; this is encoded by the coding sequence TTGAAAACAACAGAGAATATTTTGAAAAAATCTCTTTCTGGGAAAAGAATTACAGAAGATGAGGCACTTACCTTACTAAAAGAAGGTGAGCTAACTCAATTGGGAGAAACTGCAAACGAATTGCGCAAAAAATTTCACCCCGAAGACATTGTCACATTTGTCATCGATAGAAATATAAACTACACCAACATATGCGAGAGTAAATGTAAGTTCTGCGCCTTCTATAGAGAAAAAACCGACCCGGACGCCTACGTTCTCGACAAAGATGAAATATTTTCAAAGATAGATGAGACATTGGAGTTAGGCGGAACTCAAATTATGCTACAAGGAGGGCTTAATCCCGACTTAAAAATAGACTATTACACAGATTTACTTTCAGCTATAAAATCAAATTACAAGATACACATCCACTCCTTCTCCCCCCCGGAAATTGCTCACATCTCTAAAAACTCAGGACTTTCACTAAGAGAAACTCTTTCAGAGTTAAAAAAAGCGGGGCTTGATTCTTTACCCGGTGGAGGTGCCGAGATTTTAGTTGACCACATTAGACATCAGATAAGCCCAAATAAAATTGGGGCCGAGCTTTGGCTTAATGTCATGGAAGAAGCCCACAGTATTGGTCTTCGAGCAACAGCGACCATGATGATGGGAAGCTTGGAAACAATTGAGGATAGAATATTGCATCTTTCTCGCTTAAGAGCCCTGCAAGACAAAACAGGAGTTTTTAGAGCTTTTATCCCCTGGACATTTCAACCCGGACACACAGAATTAGGGGGAAAGAAAACATCAGGAGTCGAGTATCTAAAAATGCTCGCCGTTTCCAGAATATTTATGGACAATTTTGAGCACGTGCAAGGCTCGTGGGTTACCCAAGGTAAAGACATAGGGCAAATCGCCCTTCACTTCGGGGCAAATGATTTGGGAAGCATAATGATAGAAGAAAACGTCGTCGCCTCGACAGGCGTCTGTTACAAGATGTCAAAGGACCAGATAATTAACATGATTAAAAAAGCGGGTTTTGTCCCGGCCCAAAGGAACACCCGATATGAAATTTTGGAAACCTTTAATTAA
- the mqnE gene encoding aminofutalosine synthase MqnE: MKVATKKFNLADIQEKILNNKRLTREDGINLINRDDILFLGRLAKYVKERKTNNRAYFNVNQHINLTNICVSRCKFCAFSCNKSDPSAYTMSIEEVINAALRAPKDITELHIVSGLHPDKPFDYYVNVIKALKKEFPNIHVKAFTAVEIDYFSKISGLSVEEIFKILKEAGVNSLPGGGAEIFNPIIRKQICPKKATANEWLNVVRAAHKLGLKSNATMLYGHIETLEDRVDHLIKIRELQDETAGFLAFIPLPFHPQNTELSHLKKPTAVENLKMIAISRLMLDNFDHIKAYWIMMGPKVAQLSLDFGADDIDGTVTEEKITHAAGAQTDKFIEKNELIEMIKEMGRVPVERDTLYNIVKMYE, translated from the coding sequence ATGAAAGTTGCGACCAAAAAATTTAATTTAGCTGACATTCAAGAAAAAATATTAAATAACAAACGGCTTACAAGAGAAGATGGAATAAACCTTATTAACCGCGATGATATTTTATTTTTAGGAAGACTTGCAAAATATGTAAAAGAGAGAAAAACAAACAACAGAGCTTACTTTAACGTAAATCAACACATCAACCTCACAAATATCTGTGTATCTCGGTGTAAATTCTGCGCTTTCAGCTGCAATAAAAGCGACCCCAGTGCCTATACAATGTCGATTGAAGAAGTAATAAATGCTGCCTTACGTGCGCCAAAGGATATAACAGAACTTCACATCGTAAGCGGGCTGCACCCGGACAAACCTTTTGATTATTATGTGAATGTTATAAAAGCTTTAAAAAAAGAGTTCCCAAATATTCATGTCAAAGCATTTACCGCAGTTGAAATCGATTACTTCTCAAAAATATCAGGGTTAAGCGTTGAAGAAATTTTTAAAATTTTAAAAGAAGCTGGTGTCAATTCCTTGCCCGGAGGCGGAGCTGAAATTTTTAATCCCATAATAAGAAAACAGATATGCCCGAAAAAAGCCACCGCCAACGAATGGTTAAATGTAGTTCGCGCCGCTCACAAACTCGGTTTAAAGTCCAACGCCACCATGCTCTATGGTCATATTGAAACACTCGAAGACAGAGTAGACCATCTGATAAAAATTAGAGAACTTCAGGATGAAACAGCCGGGTTTCTGGCTTTTATTCCACTTCCATTTCACCCCCAGAACACCGAGCTCTCCCATCTAAAAAAACCAACAGCTGTAGAAAACCTTAAGATGATCGCCATATCCAGGTTAATGCTTGACAATTTCGATCACATAAAAGCATATTGGATAATGATGGGGCCTAAGGTAGCTCAACTATCTTTAGACTTTGGCGCTGATGACATCGATGGGACTGTAACCGAAGAAAAAATTACACACGCTGCGGGAGCACAGACTGATAAGTTTATCGAGAAAAACGAATTAATAGAAATGATAAAAGAGATGGGAAGAGTGCCCGTTGAAAGGGATACGCTTTATAATATTGTAAAAATGTATGAATAA
- a CDS encoding menaquinone biosynthesis decarboxylase: MAFKDLREFVEFLEKKGELKRVKTKVDPVLEITEITDRVSKKNGPALLFENVKGSDFPVLINTFGSFDRMSWSLGVENLDEIANRIRKIMSTNLPGNLIEKLGALIKLKDFTNYMPKLVKKAPCQEVVLTENFSLEDFPILKCWPGDAGKFITLPLVITKDPVTGQQNMGMYRMQIFDGKTTGMHWHIHHDGAENYRKAIEAKDKFEVAVALGADPATIYSATAPLPKGIDELIFSGFLREEPVDIVKCKTVDLKVPARAEIILEGYVDLNELRREGPFGDHTGYYSLADEYPIFHIQSITHRKNPIYPATIVGRPPMEDCYFGKATERIFLPLIQLMYPEIIEINLPFEGVFHNCVIVSINKSYPLHANKIMNAIWGMGQMMFSKMIVVVDKNVNVHDCSEVAWKIFNNVDPERDIAFTRGPLDVLDHSSNSSCYGSKIGIDATKKWKEEGYPREWPDDIKMDDETKRLVDDRWLNYSIE; encoded by the coding sequence TTGGCGTTTAAAGACTTGAGAGAATTTGTAGAATTTCTCGAAAAAAAAGGCGAATTAAAGAGAGTAAAGACGAAGGTAGACCCAGTCTTAGAAATAACTGAAATAACCGATAGGGTATCGAAAAAAAATGGCCCCGCGCTTTTGTTTGAAAACGTCAAAGGTTCCGATTTTCCCGTTCTTATCAACACATTTGGTTCTTTTGACCGTATGAGCTGGTCTTTAGGGGTAGAGAATCTTGATGAAATTGCCAATCGGATAAGAAAAATAATGTCCACTAATCTCCCCGGAAATTTAATTGAGAAATTGGGCGCACTTATAAAACTTAAAGATTTTACAAACTATATGCCAAAACTTGTTAAAAAAGCACCTTGCCAAGAAGTAGTTTTAACTGAGAATTTTAGCTTAGAGGACTTTCCCATTCTCAAATGTTGGCCTGGTGATGCCGGAAAATTTATCACTCTCCCGTTGGTTATAACGAAGGATCCGGTAACAGGCCAGCAAAATATGGGCATGTATCGGATGCAGATTTTTGATGGAAAGACAACCGGAATGCATTGGCACATTCATCATGATGGCGCGGAAAATTATCGCAAAGCTATTGAGGCCAAGGATAAGTTTGAAGTTGCAGTTGCTCTGGGGGCGGATCCGGCAACTATTTATTCAGCCACTGCTCCGCTTCCCAAAGGGATTGACGAGCTGATATTTTCCGGGTTTCTCCGGGAGGAACCGGTGGATATCGTTAAGTGTAAAACCGTAGATTTAAAGGTCCCGGCTCGTGCGGAAATTATTTTGGAAGGGTATGTAGATTTAAATGAGCTTCGCAGAGAAGGTCCCTTTGGAGACCATACCGGTTATTATTCTCTTGCTGACGAATATCCCATTTTTCATATTCAATCTATTACTCACAGGAAAAATCCAATTTATCCCGCAACTATAGTAGGTAGGCCTCCAATGGAAGATTGTTATTTTGGCAAAGCCACGGAACGAATATTTCTTCCCTTAATTCAGTTAATGTATCCTGAAATAATTGAGATTAATTTGCCGTTTGAAGGGGTTTTTCATAATTGCGTGATTGTCTCAATCAACAAAAGTTATCCCTTGCACGCTAATAAAATCATGAATGCTATATGGGGTATGGGCCAAATGATGTTTTCGAAAATGATTGTGGTGGTAGATAAAAATGTGAATGTCCATGATTGCTCTGAAGTTGCCTGGAAGATATTCAATAATGTTGATCCTGAGAGAGACATAGCTTTTACCAGAGGGCCTTTAGATGTATTGGACCACTCTTCAAATAGTTCGTGTTATGGGTCAAAGATTGGTATTGATGCCACAAAGAAATGGAAGGAAGAAGGATATCCCAGAGAGTGGCCGGACGATATCAAAATGGATGATGAAACAAAACGGTTAGTTGATGATAGGTGGTTAAACTACAGCATTGAATAA